CACCATCATCGCCATCGACCTGCCTTCAGGCATGCAGGCAGATAACTCTTCCCTGAATACACCTGTGGTAAAGGCCCACCATACACTAAGCTTTGAATTTTATAAACTTGCTTTTTTATTTCCTGAAAATGCAGGCCTCACCGGCGAGGTACATATATTACCTATAGGTCTGCATCCGGATTATATTAAGCAAACCCCTACCCCATTTCATATTAGTGAGTCCGCATTGATTAAAAGCATTTACAAACCCCGCTCCCCTTTTGCACACAAAGGCACCTATGGCCATGCCCTGCTCATTGCAGGCAGTGAAGGCAAAATGGGCGCAGCGATACTAAGTGCCAAAGCCTGCCTGAGAGCGGGTGTAGGTTTATTATCCTGTCATGTACCGAAGTGTGGATATACTATTATCCAACTGGCAGTGCCCCCTGCTATGTGCATCATAGATGACCAATATGACCACAGTTCCGGTTTTCAGACAGATACTTCAAAATATAAAGTGATCGGAATCGGCCCCGGTATCGGCACCGCAGCAGGTACAGCCTGGGCACTGGAAAGACTTTTTGAACAATATCGTCAGCCAATGGTAATCGATGCAGATGCCCTCAACATCATCGCGGCTACACCTGGTTTGATTGACAAAGTACCTGAAGGAAGCCTGCTAACCCCACACCCTAAAGAGTTTGAGCGCTTATTTGGAAAGACAGCCAACAATAGGGAGCAACTGCAGGTCTTATCTCATAACGCCATTGAAAAACGCCTCTGTATACTTTTAAAAG
This Chitinophaga sancti DNA region includes the following protein-coding sequences:
- a CDS encoding NAD(P)H-hydrate dehydratase; translated protein: MKIFSAQQIREADAYTITHTPISSLDLMERAAGACTTWICKHYAADIPVYIYCGMGNNGGDGLAIVRLLRNRGYDAHAFILHHSEKASADHVANREALQQKYLDALHDVPVTSSIAEPPANALIVDALLGTGLSRPASGWIAGIIQQLQALYTTHTIIAIDLPSGMQADNSSLNTPVVKAHHTLSFEFYKLAFLFPENAGLTGEVHILPIGLHPDYIKQTPTPFHISESALIKSIYKPRSPFAHKGTYGHALLIAGSEGKMGAAILSAKACLRAGVGLLSCHVPKCGYTIIQLAVPPAMCIIDDQYDHSSGFQTDTSKYKVIGIGPGIGTAAGTAWALERLFEQYRQPMVIDADALNIIAATPGLIDKVPEGSLLTPHPKEFERLFGKTANNREQLQVLSHNAIEKRLCILLKGRYTAMAFPDGNIYFNTTGNSGMATGGSGDVLTGILTSLVSQGYSSKDAMLMGVYIHGLAGDYAAETLSQEAMTPEDIIDNLGKTFLGLRE